In the Flagellimonas sp. HMM57 genome, one interval contains:
- the recN gene encoding DNA repair protein RecN: MLTNLSIQNYALIDDVNVSFSSGFTTITGETGAGKSILLGGLSLVLGKRADLSSLKNESQKCIIEAEFEISKYQLRSFFDEKDLDYEDGTILRREILPSGKSRAFVNDSPVTLDILKGLGERLVDVHSQHQTLRLTDNDFQLKVVDALAENSENLKKYSTQLNSYKLVAKELQELLDFQSNSNKEHDYNSFLLQELESAPLKEGIQEALEEECEELNNVEQIMEQLSSADQLINDEQLGILGRLADLKRAFSTLADFGSSYTAINERVQSLFIEMDDIASELENLRQNVEANPQRLEVVNTQLQQLYNLQKKHQVASVIELIEIKKDLSNKVDAVENIDAKIKEKEEEVVKATHLAEELALRIRKSRNTVIPKLKSMLQESLYALGMPSATFKIEVNPSSIFKSNGKDDLVFLFSANKGSDYGELKKVASGGELSRIMLTIKSILAEYEQLPTMMFDEIDTGVSGEISNRMGEIMQQMSKTMQVFSITHLPQVASKGVHQFKVFKEEDAGSTTTQMRKLSDEERVKELAEMLGGKSISESALAHARQLLQ; encoded by the coding sequence TTGCTAACAAACCTTTCTATTCAAAATTATGCTCTGATAGACGATGTGAACGTTTCGTTTTCGAGCGGTTTTACGACAATCACTGGTGAAACGGGAGCTGGAAAGTCCATTTTGCTTGGAGGGCTTTCTTTGGTTCTTGGCAAGCGTGCCGATCTATCCTCGCTCAAGAATGAAAGTCAAAAATGTATTATTGAAGCTGAATTTGAAATTTCTAAATATCAACTTAGAAGTTTTTTTGATGAAAAGGATTTGGATTATGAGGACGGTACCATTCTAAGACGAGAGATTCTTCCGAGTGGAAAATCTAGGGCTTTTGTGAACGATTCCCCAGTTACCTTAGATATATTAAAAGGATTGGGTGAGCGTTTGGTCGATGTGCATTCGCAACACCAAACCCTAAGATTGACTGACAACGATTTTCAGTTAAAAGTAGTCGATGCCTTAGCAGAAAATTCAGAAAACCTAAAAAAATACAGCACCCAATTAAACAGCTACAAATTAGTTGCGAAGGAATTGCAGGAATTACTGGATTTTCAATCCAACTCTAACAAAGAGCACGATTATAACAGCTTTTTACTTCAGGAGTTGGAGTCAGCTCCGTTAAAAGAAGGAATCCAAGAGGCGTTGGAAGAGGAATGTGAAGAGCTGAACAATGTTGAGCAGATTATGGAGCAATTATCCAGTGCCGACCAACTTATTAACGATGAGCAACTTGGAATTTTAGGAAGATTGGCTGATTTAAAACGGGCTTTTTCCACTCTGGCGGACTTTGGCAGTTCCTACACTGCAATCAATGAACGTGTACAGTCTCTCTTTATTGAAATGGACGATATTGCTTCGGAACTGGAAAATCTAAGACAAAATGTCGAGGCAAATCCACAGCGCCTAGAGGTCGTGAATACCCAATTGCAGCAACTCTACAACTTGCAGAAAAAGCATCAAGTGGCATCGGTGATAGAACTGATCGAAATTAAAAAGGACCTTTCCAATAAGGTCGATGCAGTAGAAAATATTGATGCCAAAATCAAAGAGAAGGAAGAAGAAGTAGTAAAAGCGACTCATCTTGCTGAAGAATTGGCGCTCAGAATAAGAAAGTCCAGAAATACCGTAATTCCCAAATTGAAAAGTATGCTTCAAGAAAGTTTGTATGCCCTGGGAATGCCATCTGCTACGTTTAAAATTGAAGTGAATCCTTCATCAATTTTTAAATCCAACGGAAAAGATGATTTGGTGTTTTTGTTCTCTGCCAATAAAGGTTCGGACTATGGCGAGTTGAAAAAAGTAGCTTCGGGTGGAGAACTGTCCCGAATTATGTTAACGATAAAATCGATTTTGGCAGAATATGAACAATTGCCCACAATGATGTTCGATGAAATCGATACTGGGGTATCAGGAGAAATATCCAATCGTATGGGAGAAATTATGCAACAGATGAGTAAGACCATGCAGGTGTTTTCCATTACCCATTTACCCCAAGTAGCTTCTAAGGGAGTCCATCAATTTAAAGTATTCAAAGAAGAGGATGCGGGAAGTACCACAACACAAATGAGAAAACTGAGCGATGAAGAACGGGTCAAGGAACTTGCAGAAATGCTAGGTGGTAAATCCATTTCAGAATCTGCTCTAGCACATGCAAGACAGCTTTTGCAATAG
- a CDS encoding glycosyltransferase family 2 protein — protein MNLNFSIIVPVYNRPEEIRELLESLEKQNFEEDYEIVIVEDGSLERSEHIVESFQESLSISYYYKENSGPGDSRNYGMEKAKGNYFIILDSDCILPRQYLSEVKKELKTSFVHCFGGPDAADQSFTTVQKAINYVMTSFFTTGGIRGGSTAVGKFQPRSFNMGISKETFETVGGFGRIHPGEDPDLTFRIWKGGYTSRLFPKAYVYHKRRIDWNKFYIQVNKFGMVRPILNQWHKGTGKLTYWFPTLFMLVFSVSVLMVFFGITLPLILFGVYFLVLFFDALIKNKSLKVAFLAIFAALTQFTGYGLGFLKSTILLNFSKKEPEALLPKLFFKVK, from the coding sequence ATGAATTTAAATTTTTCCATTATCGTTCCAGTTTACAACAGACCCGAAGAAATTCGGGAATTGTTGGAAAGTCTTGAAAAACAAAATTTTGAAGAAGACTATGAAATCGTAATCGTAGAGGACGGTTCTCTTGAACGCTCAGAGCATATTGTAGAAAGTTTTCAAGAAAGCTTAAGTATTTCATACTATTATAAGGAAAACTCAGGTCCAGGAGATTCCAGAAATTATGGTATGGAAAAAGCCAAAGGGAATTACTTCATAATTCTGGATTCAGATTGTATTCTGCCCAGGCAATACTTATCGGAGGTGAAAAAAGAATTAAAGACCAGTTTTGTACATTGTTTTGGTGGCCCAGATGCGGCGGACCAATCATTTACTACAGTACAAAAGGCCATCAATTACGTAATGACCTCTTTTTTCACCACTGGGGGAATCAGGGGTGGTAGTACAGCGGTAGGCAAGTTTCAGCCACGTAGTTTTAACATGGGCATTTCCAAAGAGACTTTTGAAACTGTTGGTGGATTTGGGCGAATACATCCAGGAGAAGATCCCGATCTGACTTTTAGAATTTGGAAAGGCGGTTATACAAGCAGGTTGTTTCCCAAAGCTTACGTCTATCATAAAAGACGTATAGATTGGAACAAATTTTATATCCAGGTGAATAAGTTTGGTATGGTAAGACCTATTTTAAACCAGTGGCACAAAGGAACTGGCAAGCTTACGTATTGGTTCCCTACCTTGTTTATGCTTGTATTTTCAGTATCTGTTTTGATGGTATTTTTTGGTATAACACTTCCATTGATCCTCTTTGGGGTATACTTTTTAGTGCTCTTTTTTGATGCCCTTATTAAAAATAAAAGCTTAAAAGTGGCATTTCTTGCAATTTTTGCGGCATTAACGCAGTTTACAGGGTATGGATTAGGTTTTCTAAAATCCACAATCTTGCTTAATTTTAGTAAGAAGGAACCCGAAGCACTATTGCCAAAACTGTTCTTTAAAGTAAAATAG
- a CDS encoding DUF4835 family protein — MRRLVLLSFFLSLCHGLLAQELNCTVTVNSDQVGQTNQQIFRTLERSLNDFVNKNKWTNRVYKENERVSARMFITVTQYESDRFEANIQIQSSRPVFNTSYESPVFNYKDDAFNFVYQEFQPIVYNENVFDSNLVGVITYYIYIILGLDADTFSLEGGDDMFRKAQNLVTQAQGSNFSGWNQETGERTRFELIDNLLSNSFREYRIAMYNYHRKGLDILGDNNSTGKQVIAGSMRLFETLIKRRPNAFLIQTFFDAKSEEIQSIFSDGPKVDIVKLKETLNNVAPFYSSTWNEIKY; from the coding sequence ATGCGTAGACTTGTTTTGCTCTCTTTTTTTCTATCCCTTTGCCATGGGCTTCTTGCACAGGAGTTGAATTGTACCGTAACGGTCAATTCAGACCAAGTGGGCCAAACCAATCAGCAAATCTTCAGGACACTCGAACGCTCTTTGAATGACTTCGTAAACAAGAACAAATGGACCAATAGGGTATATAAGGAGAATGAGCGGGTTAGTGCCAGAATGTTCATTACGGTCACCCAATATGAATCGGATAGGTTTGAGGCCAATATCCAGATACAATCTTCAAGACCGGTTTTCAATACATCTTACGAAAGTCCAGTATTCAATTATAAAGACGATGCTTTCAATTTCGTATACCAGGAGTTTCAGCCCATAGTCTATAACGAGAATGTTTTTGATTCCAATTTAGTAGGGGTCATAACATACTATATCTACATTATTTTAGGTTTGGATGCCGATACTTTTTCTTTGGAAGGTGGGGATGATATGTTTAGAAAAGCCCAAAATCTTGTTACGCAGGCACAAGGGTCAAATTTTTCTGGATGGAACCAAGAAACTGGAGAACGTACTCGTTTTGAGCTTATTGATAATTTGTTGAGCAACTCTTTTAGGGAATACCGCATTGCTATGTACAATTACCATCGAAAAGGATTGGATATTCTTGGTGATAACAATAGTACCGGAAAGCAAGTAATAGCGGGTTCCATGCGACTGTTCGAGACTTTAATAAAACGACGGCCCAATGCATTTCTGATTCAGACTTTTTTTGATGCTAAATCGGAAGAAATACAAAGCATTTTTTCTGATGGGCCAAAGGTTGATATTGTTAAACTTAAGGAAACCCTCAACAATGTTGCTCCATTTTACTCCAGTACTTGGAATGAAATAAAATACTAG
- a CDS encoding enoyl-ACP reductase, translating into MSYNLLKGKRGIIFGALDENSIAWKTAERVHEEGGTFVLTNAPIAMRMGQIKELAEKTNSEIIPADATNEEELQNLVSQSMEILGGKLDFVLHSIGMSVNVRKGRAYTDEKYDFTTKGWDVSALSFHKVLQSLYKADAMNEWGSIVALTYMAAQRTFPDYNDMADNKAYLESVARSFGYFFGKEKNVRVNTISQSPTPTTAGQGVKGFDGFISYAEKMSPLGNASASDCADYTVSLFSDLTKKVTMQNLFHDGGFSNTGVSQEVIDEFSK; encoded by the coding sequence ATGTCATACAATCTTTTAAAAGGTAAAAGGGGAATCATTTTTGGAGCACTCGACGAGAATTCAATTGCTTGGAAAACTGCGGAACGCGTTCACGAAGAAGGTGGAACTTTTGTGTTGACCAATGCGCCCATTGCTATGCGTATGGGACAGATAAAGGAACTTGCAGAGAAAACAAATTCTGAAATCATTCCTGCAGATGCAACCAATGAAGAGGAACTGCAAAATCTGGTTTCGCAATCCATGGAAATTTTGGGAGGAAAATTGGATTTTGTACTTCATTCCATAGGCATGTCGGTAAATGTTAGGAAAGGAAGGGCCTATACCGATGAAAAATATGATTTTACTACAAAAGGTTGGGATGTTTCGGCACTTTCATTCCATAAAGTATTGCAATCTCTATACAAAGCAGATGCTATGAACGAGTGGGGCAGTATTGTTGCGCTTACATACATGGCAGCGCAACGAACTTTTCCAGACTACAACGATATGGCCGATAACAAGGCATATTTGGAATCTGTTGCAAGGAGTTTTGGATATTTCTTTGGAAAAGAAAAAAACGTTAGGGTAAATACAATTTCCCAATCGCCAACTCCAACTACAGCTGGTCAAGGTGTAAAGGGTTTTGATGGCTTTATCAGCTATGCAGAGAAAATGTCGCCGTTGGGTAATGCCTCGGCTTCGGATTGCGCAGATTATACGGTAAGCCTTTTTTCCGATTTGACAAAAAAGGTGACCATGCAGAACCTTTTCCATGATGGAGGGTTTTCCAATACAGGGGTAAGCCAAGAAGTAATCGATGAATTTAGCAAGTAG
- the coaE gene encoding dephospho-CoA kinase (Dephospho-CoA kinase (CoaE) performs the final step in coenzyme A biosynthesis.), with amino-acid sequence MMIVGLTGGIGSGKSTVAKMFRNLGVPVYDSDAEAKSLMVNSKTLKRDIVKLLGINSYKGEELNRDFIANKVFKDSETLQRLNKIVHPAVRFHFMDWVKTQTSSYVIQETALIFENNAKHNYDFVILVTAPKEIRVKRVLERDGTEEQAIINRMDNQMNDADKTLLADFCINNIDLKTTEKEVFNLHEKLIGLAL; translated from the coding sequence ATGATGATTGTTGGATTGACCGGAGGTATTGGTAGTGGCAAAAGTACTGTTGCCAAAATGTTCAGAAATTTGGGAGTTCCGGTATATGATTCGGATGCGGAAGCCAAAAGTTTGATGGTCAATTCAAAAACCCTTAAAAGAGACATTGTAAAGTTACTTGGAATCAATTCTTACAAAGGAGAAGAACTAAATAGGGATTTTATAGCGAACAAAGTTTTTAAAGACTCTGAAACCCTTCAAAGGTTAAACAAAATTGTGCATCCCGCAGTCAGATTCCATTTCATGGATTGGGTCAAAACCCAAACATCATCTTATGTGATTCAGGAAACAGCGCTTATTTTTGAAAATAATGCAAAACATAATTATGACTTTGTAATTTTGGTGACGGCCCCTAAAGAAATACGTGTAAAAAGAGTATTGGAGCGGGATGGAACCGAAGAACAAGCGATTATAAATCGCATGGATAATCAAATGAATGATGCTGACAAAACTTTGTTGGCCGACTTTTGTATTAACAACATTGACCTTAAAACTACTGAAAAAGAGGTTTTTAACTTGCACGAAAAACTTATTGGACTCGCTCTTTGA